ATTTAAAACTTTTAGCAACTTTTTTTGCCGACACTTTAAACTACCCCCTATACAGTCTCAGCTCCTTTAACACTTTTTCTTCTTTTTCTCTCATCATTGGATTTGCTTGCTCACCATGTTCATATCCAATCAGATGCAATAAACCATGGACTACTAAAAAAATAATTTCTCTATTTAGTGAATGTCCAAATTCATCCGCTTGTGTTTTTGCTTTGTCTATGGAAATATATATTTCTCCTAAAAATTCATCTTCTAAGCCAGTGTCAAATGGAAAAGATAAAACGTCAGTAGGTGTTTTTTTGCCTCTAAATTTATCATTTAAGTTACTAATAAATGGGTTATCAACAAAAATTACATTAACTTCTTTATCGTTTATTTTTTCCATTTCGCTAACAATTGAACAGGCTTTAATAATATAATCTTCAATAGTTATATCTATTTTTAACTCATCTAAAGCTTCAATGTTTGAAACAATCATTTCTTCACCTCTTAACTAGGATAATTGATTCGCTTGTGAAAGAATCCTTGTAATACATCTACAAATTTATTTTCAATCATGGCAAGTTCTTTAAACGTCATATTACATTCATCTAGTTGCCCTTCCTCTAGTTTAGCTGCTATAACTTTTTTAACTACATCCTTTATTTTATCTTTATCATGTTCCTTAATAGCTCTGACCGCTGCTTCCACAGAATCAGCCAACATTATAATAGCAGCTTCTTTAGTTTGAGGTTTAGGACCATTATATTTAAATAACTCTTCTTTAATATTCTCATCTATGTTTTTAGCTTTATGATAAAAATAACTTATCTTAGTTGTACCGTGATGTTGAGATATAAGGTCAGTTATCGCTGGAGGAAGCTTATATTTTTTGGCCATTTCCTCACCATCTGTTACGTGTTGTAATATGATTTTTGCACTATACTTAGGGTCATAATTATCATGAGGATTTTTTTTACCTAATTGATTTTCAATAAATGCAAAAGGTCTATTAACCTTACCTATATCATGATAGTACGATCCTACTCTAGCCAAAAGAGAGTCAGCACCAACTTCATTGGCGGCAGCTTCAGCTAAGTTTCCTACTACTATACTATGATGATAAGTTCCCGGTGCTTCCACTAATAACCGTTTTAGTGCACCATTATTTGGATTGGACAACTCTAATAGCCTAATAGATGTGGTAATACCAAAAATATTTTCAAAGAAAGGCAAAATTCCAATAACTAATATACTGGCAATCAGGCCATTTATCATCCCATATAGTATATCCACTGATATAGTTTTTATCATATCTGTATTTCCTTGAAAAGCACCAGTTAGCAATGTTAATGATAATATAATTAACATATTAGATATTGCAACAATAGCCCCTGCCCTAGTCAAATCAGAACGTTGGGTAACTTTGCGCACAGAATAAATCCCAATCATACCACTCAATAATGCGAAAACAACAAAAACAAAATTATTCCCAGTAATAATTCCCACAAATATCGCCAAAGCAATGTTAATTATGTGAGCTAAATTTGCATTGAATACAATTGCTACAAGAATAGGAGCCATTGCCATTGGAATTAAAAAACCAGAAAAAAGCTCAAAAACTTTGCTTATAAATAATGCTATGCAAAAAATAATTCCTAATAATAAAAGATTATTTGAGTTTTCCCAAATATTAGGTTCATTAAAGTAAAGATAAAGTGCTACTGAAATAAACACCATTAAAATTACCAATGCTAGCCCTGCATAGAAGTTAAGGTGCTGAGTTGAAGTCTCATGTAACCCCAAGCTTTCCAACTGTGAAATATGATGCTCTGTAACCACTTCACCTTTATCTACAATTTTCGAGTCCTTTAAAATCTTTATCTCTTCAACTTGCTCTTTTACTTCTTGACGGCTTTCTTCAGTATCCTCCCGTGAAAATTTTAAGTTGGACTCTACATGATTTAAGGTTAACTTGATAAGCGCTCGTTGTTGAGTAGCCGTTACACCTTCAAACATAAGCTTACTTTCTATACTTTCTTTTACCTGATCTACATCATCAACTTTTACACCTTGTTTAAGTTCAGATTCCAAAGTAACAAGAGAAAACTCAAAAAGTTCATCTCTTTTTTCAGA
This genomic interval from Proteinivorax tanatarense contains the following:
- a CDS encoding HD family phosphohydrolase, with the translated sequence MNILRNITNFGASHLKESAMSKTIIVLAVVVLTYGILGWGLLPQKHSLEVGQVAQETIYAPRTVVDQYATEKARQEAADQVPDVYVLDQASVESAINELSKQFSNIEKMSNEEDYLETEDGSLEELREVLTDDEISSLVNMSSEKRDELFEFSLVTLESELKQGVKVDDVDQVKESIESKLMFEGVTATQQRALIKLTLNHVESNLKFSREDTEESRQEVKEQVEEIKILKDSKIVDKGEVVTEHHISQLESLGLHETSTQHLNFYAGLALVILMVFISVALYLYFNEPNIWENSNNLLLLGIIFCIALFISKVFELFSGFLIPMAMAPILVAIVFNANLAHIINIALAIFVGIITGNNFVFVVFALLSGMIGIYSVRKVTQRSDLTRAGAIVAISNMLIILSLTLLTGAFQGNTDMIKTISVDILYGMINGLIASILVIGILPFFENIFGITTSIRLLELSNPNNGALKRLLVEAPGTYHHSIVVGNLAEAAANEVGADSLLARVGSYYHDIGKVNRPFAFIENQLGKKNPHDNYDPKYSAKIILQHVTDGEEMAKKYKLPPAITDLISQHHGTTKISYFYHKAKNIDENIKEELFKYNGPKPQTKEAAIIMLADSVEAAVRAIKEHDKDKIKDVVKKVIAAKLEEGQLDECNMTFKELAMIENKFVDVLQGFFHKRINYPS
- the ybeY gene encoding rRNA maturation RNase YbeY produces the protein MIVSNIEALDELKIDITIEDYIIKACSIVSEMEKINDKEVNVIFVDNPFISNLNDKFRGKKTPTDVLSFPFDTGLEDEFLGEIYISIDKAKTQADEFGHSLNREIIFLVVHGLLHLIGYEHGEQANPMMREKEEKVLKELRLYRG